ATGCCTCTCTCAGTTTGCTGAAAAGTGACACAAAGTATTTTGGGGGCAAAAGCGATGCCTGGGAGTGGGCTTCAGGGGACTATCATTTCACTGGCGGCCGCCTCGATCCCGGTGGAAAAAAGAATAAACGCACCGCGCTCTATAAGTTCAAATCTGGCGAAATCTACACCCTGGTCATTTCTGGTCGCTCCAAGTCCTTTCGAATCAACCGGGCTATGTTCCGCCATACGTCGGCATCTAAGCGAGCCGCCCAGACCTTGAGCAGCGAGGAATCGAGCAAAACGGACGGCATACCTCCGATTCCCGACGATCTTGATAAGAAAATCAACGCTGCCAGTTTCGATAGGGAATCCCACGCCAGCAACGACACGATTATTAAGAGTAACAAATCTCACATCAGTAATACTAAAGATGAATCTTGGATCTGTTTCCAAAGTTTTGATTTTGGAACCGGCCTGGGCCGGAGCATTGAAGTGCAGTCGGCCAGCGCGAGTCCTGAGGGAGGCACTATTGAAGTACGCACTGGTTCAGCGACCGGCACACTATTGGGTACCATTGACATCCACAAGACTCAAACCTGGAATGACTATGAGCTTTCTAGCGCGAACCTGGCTGGTGCAAGCGGCAAGAAGGATCTGTTCTTGGTCTTTCGGGGCGGCAATAGAAACCTGTTCAACCTTAGAGACTTCATTATCAGGTCCGGTGTCTCTGTTGACGAGAGATTGCCCACAACCCCCGTACGCCCACCTGCAGGTCGAGTCGCTTACTTGGCAGACGGCAACTCACCTGACCCAGATGATCTCGGAGGGTCGGCAGCTGCCCTTGCTATGTTGCGTGCTGCTAACCTCGCTGACCGACTCGCCTACTTTGCCCACAGCTGCGACCTGGTGAGAGCAAGCAATATCTCTGCAAAAGATGAACTGAACAGACAAAAACTGTTGCAAGCCACGTGCGAAGATACTGCGACCAGATGGGGCGGATTCGAGCACATTACTTTTTGGAATTGCAGAACCCAGCAATCAGAGGCCATTTACAGACTCGTCGACCAAATAAACGCCTCGTCCGAGCAAGACCCACTTTGGATTCTTGAAGCGGGTGAACCCGACATCATTGGCTATGCGTTGAAGAAAGCCAATCCTGCAAAAGTCCCCTTTGTCAAACTTCTAACTCACCATCTGGCAAACGACGATAGCGGTGACTATTTCAAATGGAGACAGATTCTCGAGTTTGGAACCGAAGTGGTGCGCATTCCTGACCAAAACGGATACGACGCGCATCTCGGCAGGGGGCTCCAAAGACCGCTCTGGGCCTTCCACTGGGCTAGGGATCACGAAGACAGCCGCATTCGAGAGCTGTGGCGACATGGAAAGATTGCCGAAGAAGATTCGGTGGTCGGCTTTCAAGATGGCAAGTTCGATATTTCGGACGCTGGGATGATGTTCTACTGGATCACTGGCGGTAATTCAGCAACTCCTGGATATCGACAAGCTACTGTCCATGATGTGCGAAAACTGCTCGAAGACTATGTCGCAAAAGTTAAATAGAACGTCTCCGTCTTGTTCAAGGAAGCACTCGATTTACAACCGCAGCCCCACATCTACCTGTCCCGGCCTGGAAGACGTCATGACTGCAACGCTTAGAAACTGATTGCCTAGCAGCGGTATTGTCAAACTATTTGTGACATTATTGGTTCTACTTGGAGCCACCGTATCCAACCTGACCGCCAGGGAATCTTTAGGAGAGGGATTCCAATCATCGCCTAATTCTGCGAAACCGCATTACATGGTGACATTGGATGAACGGATACGTTTCAGCGGAAGGCATTACAGCCGACCTGGAAGCGATGAAGCGTGCAGGCATTGGGGGCTTTCAAGCTTTCCATATCTAATGGCGAATGTCTGAGGGCCCCGTAACGTATATGGGTAAGGAGTGGCGCAAGCTAATGAGGCACACAATTAGCGAGGCCGAACGTATGGGCCCGGAAATGTGCTTCCACAACTGCACCGGCTGGTCCAGTAGCGGAAGGCCATGGATTACTCCTGAAGACTCCATGATGAAAGTAGTTAGGTCTGAACAACAAGTAGTGGGGGTGGGCGTTGCCGAGGGACTCAAGCTGAAAAGCTTGACAAAAGAGTCACCTCTCCCGCGGAGAATCCTATGCCTCGGGAATCTCTTGTGGAGAAACGAATTCCAGATATGCCTTTGGCCTCTCGAAGACTAAAAGCCGGCCGCTCGGAGCACGCATTCCTCAACCTGAAGGATTGGAATCTGCGGCAACTCCCACTACATTACGGGTACATCACACGAGACGCAGGGGTGCATGAAAGAGGGATTCTCACTTCTTTATCTATTCTCGCATCGATTCAACAACCGCCGAATCCTATTTAGGGGATTGCTCTCACAGACATGGGTGATATCAAAATCGAAGTTTGGGACGCAACAGGTAACAAACGCCAGCTGGTTGAAGTGCCCTCGAATGCCGAGGTCAATCGTTTGATTGCTGTACTGATCGAACGCATGAACTTGCCTCGACATAGTCCCGACGGGCAGGCCATGAGCTATAAGTTTCATCACAAAAGTTCGGGGAGACAGTTATTGGATACTGAGACCCTCGAGTCTGCGTCGGTTCAGGATGGCGACATCCTTCGGCTGCAACCTGAGATCACTGCCGGAGTAGGCAAGTTGGATGCCTCTTCTTCTACCAGCCTGAAGAAGGGCAGGGCGGTGTGAGCGAAGTCCTCCGATTAGTCGATCTTAACGCGGACGGTGGCGGCAATCCTGGTGACGGTCGTTTCGCACGTTTTGAATTGATCGGCTGGTGGGACCAGCGGCGGCTGAAGGAGGCGAAAGCCTTAGTCATTGGCGCGGGAGCTCTGGGTAACGAAATCATCAAGAATCTGGCTCTACTTGGTGTGGGTCAGGTGTTGATTGCCGACCTCGACCAGATTGAGCACTCCAACCTTTCCCGTTCCGTCCTCTATCGAGCTGAAGATTGCGGTCGCAGCAAGGCGGAAGTTGCTGCTGAGCGTGCCCGCGATATCTATCCTGATATCAGAACGCATTCGTTCCACGGGAACATCGTCTACGACCTTGGTCTGGGCCTGTACCGCTGGGCTGACGTGATTCTCGGTGGCCTCGACAATCGCGAAGCGCGCGTCGCCATTAATCAGTCCGCTGCGCGAACTGGGAAACCTTGGATTGATGGAGCGATAGAAAGGCTCGATGGCGTCGCACGCGTTTTTGATCCAGCTGTGGGTCCTTGCTACGAATGTACAATGAGTGAGGTCGATTGGAAGATGCTCGAAGCACGTCGCAGTTGTGCATTACTCACTCGCGATGAGATGGAGCAGGGCAAAGTACCAACCACCCCCACAACCTCTTCAGTCGTCGCTGGCATTCAAGTCCAGGAAGCTGTGAAAATGCTGCACGGACTCGATTCGCTCTCAGGCCAGGGATTCGTATTTGATGGCACGAACCACCAGAGCTATACCGTTAGCTACAGTCAGTTGCCGGACTGCCCCAGCCACGATGCTTTCGAGCCCATCGAAGTTCTAGACGCTTCGACGGAGATGACAGGGGGAGAGTTTCTCGATCTCATAAGATCGCAGATTGGGCCATCCGCGGTCATCGAAGTGAACCACGATCTGCTCTCGGGACTTGAGTGCCCAGAGTGTACCGAGACTGAGCCTTACTATGGTTCCCTGGGAAGAGTAACAGAGTCCATGGGCAAGTGTCCAGGTTGCGGTGCAGCACGGACTCCTAAGATTTACCATACGATTGACGAGAATTTCTCCAATCTTGAAGCCACGCTCGGGGAACTGGGCGTGCCTTTGTGGGATGTGATAGGAGGCCGCGAAGGCGTGAACGCGAAGTACTATGAGTTTGCTGCCGACCGCTCAAGAGTTCTAGGGAGTCTTGCCCAGCCAGTGAATAGGGAGTTCGCCGAATGAGCACTTCACAGGACAGAATTGACGTTACTCATCTCGCCCGTGAGCCCCTCGAGGACGCGACATTCCCAGTCGGTACTGAAGCTGATTTCCGGCTTCACATGACCCCCTCCGTACGAGGCGGAATCGAAGAACATGCCAAGGCCGATACTTCAGTTGAAATTTGTGGCGTTTTGGTTGGCAAGTGGGGCAAGGACGAGAACGGCCCCTTTGTCTCCGTGACGGACTATATCCGTTGCGATAACGCCGACAGCAAGTTTGCTGAGGTCACCTTCACTCACGACTCTTGGGCGAAAATCAATGCGGAAATGGACAAGAAGCCCGACGATTCAAGAATCGTCGGCTGGTATCACTCCCATCCTGATTTCGGGATCTTTCTCTCCGATCGCGACTGTTTCATTCAAGAGAATTTCTTCTCAGGACCGGGACAGGTGGCCTTCGTTGTGGATCCCATCAGGGACCTGGAGGGAATGTTTGCCTGGCGTGGCGGGAAACCGACCCCGATGTCACACTTTTGGATCGGTGACCAAATCCGCACGGTCAGCGCAAGCGAGCGCAACCCGGAAGCGGAGGCGAAGCAAGCCGCCCCGGCTGCCAGTTACCAACCCGTAACAGGACAGGCAACGGGCGATTCGTTGTTGTCTATGCCACTCTTGCTTGCCCTTGGCAGTGTAATGTTGATGACCTTGGGATACTTTCTAGGCAACATGAAGAGCCGCTGGGAGCAGCAGAAGATTGTCCAAGGGGCGGTCGCCCATTATGGTCTTACGAAGGTGATGAAGTTTGGGCTGAAAGACGACCTGGCTATTGTCCTTGCGTATATCAATCGAGCAGAAAAACTTCGCCGGGCGATACCGAAGGATCAATCGGATATCGACGAGGAACTCAGAAAGGAAATTGAGAAAGCAGATCAGGAAGTGTCTCTTCTCCTAGGAAAGGCATTCGTCGCCCTTGCTTCGATTCAGCAACACTATGGCCTTGATCGCCTGGAACAGTCCGCCATCGAGGAGATTCTCAAAAAGCAAGACGAACTGAATCGGGTTCCGCCACCGAAAGAGAAAGCCAAACCTAAGGCCAAGCCGAACCCCTCAGCCAATGAGGAAAGGTCAGCGAAGAATAGCGGCGAACAGAGCAAGCCAGCGTCAGAATCTCAAGAAGATACGAGGCTGGTTCCCGACGATCCGCCAAGCGCACCACAAGCCCCGGTGAAGCCTAAGAATAACAAACCGCCCGAAGATACTGAGAAACCGAGCACTGAGCCAACTGAAAACTGAACAATTCAAACTGAAAACTCAAATCTCTTGTCCGACCCCATCCGAATAAGCACGACCGACCTGCGATCACCTGAGGTTGACGAGTACGTTGAGATGCAACAGTATCTCACGCGTGATTTCGATGCCGGCGCGTCACGGCCGTGGGTCATTCGCATGATTTATGCGAACTGGTTCTATCTTTCAATCGCTGCGATGCTGGGCGGACTTGTTGGATGGGGAATTTTGGAACCTTTTTATGACGATAACGCGCCAGAAGACAAGCGAACTCTAGTCGGGATACTGGTGTTCCCAACCGTCGCTGCAACGATCGGACTTTTCCTTGGCGCTGCTGAAGGCATCATGTGTCGCAACTACGTTCGCGCGCTCATCAATGGAGCCGTGGGGCTCGGCGTCGGTTTCCTTGGAGGGTTAATATTCTTAATCCCTACGGGCATTGTCTTTTTTGCGATGCGCGAGCTCGCCCTCTCGCTATGGGAGAATCCAGCCCCCGGGAAAATGCCAACGGGTCTTGCGTTGATTGTCTTCATGATGGGGCGGGCGGCAGCATGGGCAATTGTTGCCATCCCCGCAGGGCTGGGCCAAGGCATCGCGATTCGCGAAAAGAAAGTGATTATCAACGGGCTCGTTGGCGGCTTGCTAGGAGGGCTGATCGGAGGCTTGCTCTTCGATCCTATCAGCATGGTACTCATTACTGACGATGGCCAAGCCACCTATAGCCGTGCTGTCGGTTTCGGCACCATTGGGCTTTTTGTCGGCCTCTTTGTTGGTCTCGTCGAG
The genomic region above belongs to Lacipirellulaceae bacterium and contains:
- a CDS encoding carbohydrate-binding protein; its protein translation is MIKNTLLTGIFIISLLRCVIAAEVYNESDGVVIFEIESTNSPYGLWKQKTTLAGFSGSGYMEFTGNDYSLGAAVSPLFYHFKINKGGTYLFDLHCAKMAVKGHTDWANDCYIRVVGDYTAAPGPHDVPKGNASLSLLKSDTKYFGGKSDAWEWASGDYHFTGGRLDPGGKKNKRTALYKFKSGEIYTLVISGRSKSFRINRAMFRHTSASKRAAQTLSSEESSKTDGIPPIPDDLDKKINAASFDRESHASNDTIIKSNKSHISNTKDESWICFQSFDFGTGLGRSIEVQSASASPEGGTIEVRTGSATGTLLGTIDIHKTQTWNDYELSSANLAGASGKKDLFLVFRGGNRNLFNLRDFIIRSGVSVDERLPTTPVRPPAGRVAYLADGNSPDPDDLGGSAAALAMLRAANLADRLAYFAHSCDLVRASNISAKDELNRQKLLQATCEDTATRWGGFEHITFWNCRTQQSEAIYRLVDQINASSEQDPLWILEAGEPDIIGYALKKANPAKVPFVKLLTHHLANDDSGDYFKWRQILEFGTEVVRIPDQNGYDAHLGRGLQRPLWAFHWARDHEDSRIRELWRHGKIAEEDSVVGFQDGKFDISDAGMMFYWITGGNSATPGYRQATVHDVRKLLEDYVAKVK
- a CDS encoding EsaB/YukD family protein; amino-acid sequence: MGDIKIEVWDATGNKRQLVEVPSNAEVNRLIAVLIERMNLPRHSPDGQAMSYKFHHKSSGRQLLDTETLESASVQDGDILRLQPEITAGVGKLDASSSTSLKKGRAV
- a CDS encoding ThiF family adenylyltransferase, with protein sequence MSEVLRLVDLNADGGGNPGDGRFARFELIGWWDQRRLKEAKALVIGAGALGNEIIKNLALLGVGQVLIADLDQIEHSNLSRSVLYRAEDCGRSKAEVAAERARDIYPDIRTHSFHGNIVYDLGLGLYRWADVILGGLDNREARVAINQSAARTGKPWIDGAIERLDGVARVFDPAVGPCYECTMSEVDWKMLEARRSCALLTRDEMEQGKVPTTPTTSSVVAGIQVQEAVKMLHGLDSLSGQGFVFDGTNHQSYTVSYSQLPDCPSHDAFEPIEVLDASTEMTGGEFLDLIRSQIGPSAVIEVNHDLLSGLECPECTETEPYYGSLGRVTESMGKCPGCGAARTPKIYHTIDENFSNLEATLGELGVPLWDVIGGREGVNAKYYEFAADRSRVLGSLAQPVNREFAE
- a CDS encoding Mov34/MPN/PAD-1 family protein; the protein is MSTSQDRIDVTHLAREPLEDATFPVGTEADFRLHMTPSVRGGIEEHAKADTSVEICGVLVGKWGKDENGPFVSVTDYIRCDNADSKFAEVTFTHDSWAKINAEMDKKPDDSRIVGWYHSHPDFGIFLSDRDCFIQENFFSGPGQVAFVVDPIRDLEGMFAWRGGKPTPMSHFWIGDQIRTVSASERNPEAEAKQAAPAASYQPVTGQATGDSLLSMPLLLALGSVMLMTLGYFLGNMKSRWEQQKIVQGAVAHYGLTKVMKFGLKDDLAIVLAYINRAEKLRRAIPKDQSDIDEELRKEIEKADQEVSLLLGKAFVALASIQQHYGLDRLEQSAIEEILKKQDELNRVPPPKEKAKPKAKPNPSANEERSAKNSGEQSKPASESQEDTRLVPDDPPSAPQAPVKPKNNKPPEDTEKPSTEPTEN
- a CDS encoding FHA domain-containing protein, with protein sequence MSDPIRISTTDLRSPEVDEYVEMQQYLTRDFDAGASRPWVIRMIYANWFYLSIAAMLGGLVGWGILEPFYDDNAPEDKRTLVGILVFPTVAATIGLFLGAAEGIMCRNYVRALINGAVGLGVGFLGGLIFLIPTGIVFFAMRELALSLWENPAPGKMPTGLALIVFMMGRAAAWAIVAIPAGLGQGIAIREKKVIINGLVGGLLGGLIGGLLFDPISMVLITDDGQATYSRAVGFGTIGLFVGLFVGLVEGWTKTAWLLMRKGPLAGKQFIMFKDTTVLGSSPKADIYLFKDDAIEPQHALIINRGGRFEIEDCNTPDGTYVNGIPTKRHLLSDGDQIVLGKTVLEFSVKENTT